One Asterias rubens chromosome 1, eAstRub1.3, whole genome shotgun sequence genomic region harbors:
- the LOC117293260 gene encoding protein crumbs homolog 1-like isoform X4 — MHWIHGVGNNMGAVLRWSGIFLCIVLCHFNLNAAETTTVPTSGGDDTCASHPCKNGGICTAFPNAYLCRCPEDYSGVTCEVLISSQDQTACASMPCVNGECVSTGPAQFTCMCPAGWRGSNCDLDFNECTSTPCLNGGTCENIDGGYNCGCVLGFAGQNCETVACSHDGNTYYDGEVRNDVCNQCHCRGGEWLCTKKFCGSFLVRFDFNGDYSSLVQGNEDHFKSSLKNNLALEFSIDESMMDKFVISSGSIHVEFALVPLVDSHLNIEDVAAKMLSTLESDTFYFRYKETSLFVDKSSVLLEKVETPTEEPGAPVISNVTLVVVCVLVSVLLVMAVIIGTVVIIVHRKRSEKTSLGQFRGRESKEEPPAMNNSNTRHHNDLYNSVPEEEDDNCELKNINIDMFKVVNPPSDRNLGPDHV, encoded by the exons GGAACAACATGGGAGCGGTTCTACGGTGGAGTGGGATTTTCCTGTGCATTGTTTTGTGTCACTTCAACTTGAACGCAG CTGAGACAACTACAGTTCCTACCAGTGGTGGGGATGACACTTGTGCCAGTCATCCATGTAAAAATGGAGGCATATGTACAGCATTCCCAAATGCATACCTCTGTCGATGTCCTGAAGATTATAGCGGAGTGACGTGCGAGGTACTCATTAGTAGTCAAg ATCAGACAGCCTGTGCCAGTATGCCGTGTGTTAATGGGGAATGTGTCAGTACAGGTCCTGCACAGTTTACGTGTATGTGCCCAGCTGGATGGCGCGGAAGTAATTGCGATCTAGACTTCAATGAGTGCACATCAACGCCATGTCTTAATGGTGGAACGTGTGAGAACATTGATGGTGGATACAACTGTGGTTGCGTATTAGGATTTGCTGGGCAAAATTGTGAAACAG TTGCGTGTTCCCATGATGGTAATACATACTATGATGGAGAGGTTAGGAACGACGTATGCAACCAGTG CCACTGTAGGGGAGGTGAATGGCTGTGCACAAAGAAATTTTGCGG ATCGTTTCTGGTAAGGTTTGATTTCAACGGTGACTACTCCTCACTTGTCCAGGGAAATGAAGACCATTTTAAAAG ctctttaaaaaataacctCGCATTGGAGTTTTCAATTGATGAGAGTATGATGGACAAGTTTGTG ATATCATCTGGTAGTATCCATGTAGAGTTTGCTCTGGTGCCACTGGTTGATTCACATCTCAACATTGAAGATGTTGCAGCAAAAATGCTATCTACG CTCGAATCAGACACATTCTATTTTCGCTACAAAGAAACGTCGCTCTTTGTCGACAAATCCTCGGTCTTGTTGGAGAAAGTAGAGACACCAACTGAAGAGCCTGGTGCCCCGGTCATAAGTAACGTCACTTTGGTAGTCGTCTGTGTACTGGTCAGTGTACTTCTAGTCATGGCAGTTATCATCGGAACTGTTGTTATTATA gtcCATCGAAAACGATCAGAGAAGACATCTTTGGGGCAGTTTCGGGGTCGAGAATCAAAAGAAGAG CCTCCCGCTATGAATAATTCAAACACAAGACACCACAATGATTTGTACAACTCAGTCCCGGAAGAAGAGGACGACAACTGCGAGcttaaaaacatcaacattgaTATGTTCAAAGTGGTCAATCCACCTAGTGATCGGAACCTTGGACCTGACCACgtctga
- the LOC117293260 gene encoding protein jagged-1a-like isoform X2: protein MHWIHGVGNNMGAVLRWSGIFLCIVLCHFNLNAAETTTVPTSGGDDTCASHPCKNGGICTAFPNAYLCRCPEDYSGVTCEVLISSQDQTACASMPCVNGECVSTGPAQFTCMCPAGWRGSNCDLDFNECTSTPCLNGGTCENIDGGYNCGCVLGFAGQNCETVGCNSNPCMNGECLPSTDDPNGYTCQCHVGFTARLCDRPLYVACSHDGNTYYDGEVRNDVCNQCHCRGGEWLCTKKFCGSFLVRFDFNGDYSSLVQGNEDHFKSSLKNNLALEFSIDESMMDKFVISSGSIHVEFALVPLVDSHLNIEDVAAKMLSTLESDTFYFRYKETSLFVDKSSVLLEKVETPTEEPGAPVISNVTLVVVCVLVSVLLVMAVIIGTVVIIVHRKRSEKTSLGQFRGRESKEEPPAMNNSNTRHHNDLYNSVPEEEDDNCELKNINIDMFKVVNPPSDRNLGPDHV, encoded by the exons GGAACAACATGGGAGCGGTTCTACGGTGGAGTGGGATTTTCCTGTGCATTGTTTTGTGTCACTTCAACTTGAACGCAG CTGAGACAACTACAGTTCCTACCAGTGGTGGGGATGACACTTGTGCCAGTCATCCATGTAAAAATGGAGGCATATGTACAGCATTCCCAAATGCATACCTCTGTCGATGTCCTGAAGATTATAGCGGAGTGACGTGCGAGGTACTCATTAGTAGTCAAg ATCAGACAGCCTGTGCCAGTATGCCGTGTGTTAATGGGGAATGTGTCAGTACAGGTCCTGCACAGTTTACGTGTATGTGCCCAGCTGGATGGCGCGGAAGTAATTGCGATCTAGACTTCAATGAGTGCACATCAACGCCATGTCTTAATGGTGGAACGTGTGAGAACATTGATGGTGGATACAACTGTGGTTGCGTATTAGGATTTGCTGGGCAAAATTGTGAAACAG TGGGCTGTAATTCGAATCCATGTATGAATGGGGAGTGTCTACCGTCAACGGATGACCCTAATGGTTATACTTGCCAATGTCATGTTGGCTTCACAGCAAGACTTTGTGATCGACCTCTATATG TTGCGTGTTCCCATGATGGTAATACATACTATGATGGAGAGGTTAGGAACGACGTATGCAACCAGTG CCACTGTAGGGGAGGTGAATGGCTGTGCACAAAGAAATTTTGCGG ATCGTTTCTGGTAAGGTTTGATTTCAACGGTGACTACTCCTCACTTGTCCAGGGAAATGAAGACCATTTTAAAAG ctctttaaaaaataacctCGCATTGGAGTTTTCAATTGATGAGAGTATGATGGACAAGTTTGTG ATATCATCTGGTAGTATCCATGTAGAGTTTGCTCTGGTGCCACTGGTTGATTCACATCTCAACATTGAAGATGTTGCAGCAAAAATGCTATCTACG CTCGAATCAGACACATTCTATTTTCGCTACAAAGAAACGTCGCTCTTTGTCGACAAATCCTCGGTCTTGTTGGAGAAAGTAGAGACACCAACTGAAGAGCCTGGTGCCCCGGTCATAAGTAACGTCACTTTGGTAGTCGTCTGTGTACTGGTCAGTGTACTTCTAGTCATGGCAGTTATCATCGGAACTGTTGTTATTATA gtcCATCGAAAACGATCAGAGAAGACATCTTTGGGGCAGTTTCGGGGTCGAGAATCAAAAGAAGAG CCTCCCGCTATGAATAATTCAAACACAAGACACCACAATGATTTGTACAACTCAGTCCCGGAAGAAGAGGACGACAACTGCGAGcttaaaaacatcaacattgaTATGTTCAAAGTGGTCAATCCACCTAGTGATCGGAACCTTGGACCTGACCACgtctga
- the LOC117293260 gene encoding protein crumbs homolog 1-like isoform X1 has product MHWIHGVGNNMGAVLRWSGIFLCIVLCHFNLNAAETTTVPTSGGDDTCASHPCKNGGICTAFPNAYLCRCPEDYSGVTCEVLISSQDQTACASMPCVNGECVSTGPAQFTCMCPAGWRGSNCDLDFNECTSTPCLNGGTCENIDGGYNCGCVLGFAGQNCETDISCPTNICHNNGTCVIATCVCTEGFSGETCQDKVGCNSNPCMNGECLPSTDDPNGYTCQCHVGFTARLCDRPLYVACSHDGNTYYDGEVRNDVCNQCHCRGGEWLCTKKFCGSFLVRFDFNGDYSSLVQGNEDHFKSSLKNNLALEFSIDESMMDKFVISSGSIHVEFALVPLVDSHLNIEDVAAKMLSTLESDTFYFRYKETSLFVDKSSVLLEKVETPTEEPGAPVISNVTLVVVCVLVSVLLVMAVIIGTVVIIVHRKRSEKTSLGQFRGRESKEEPPAMNNSNTRHHNDLYNSVPEEEDDNCELKNINIDMFKVVNPPSDRNLGPDHV; this is encoded by the exons GGAACAACATGGGAGCGGTTCTACGGTGGAGTGGGATTTTCCTGTGCATTGTTTTGTGTCACTTCAACTTGAACGCAG CTGAGACAACTACAGTTCCTACCAGTGGTGGGGATGACACTTGTGCCAGTCATCCATGTAAAAATGGAGGCATATGTACAGCATTCCCAAATGCATACCTCTGTCGATGTCCTGAAGATTATAGCGGAGTGACGTGCGAGGTACTCATTAGTAGTCAAg ATCAGACAGCCTGTGCCAGTATGCCGTGTGTTAATGGGGAATGTGTCAGTACAGGTCCTGCACAGTTTACGTGTATGTGCCCAGCTGGATGGCGCGGAAGTAATTGCGATCTAGACTTCAATGAGTGCACATCAACGCCATGTCTTAATGGTGGAACGTGTGAGAACATTGATGGTGGATACAACTGTGGTTGCGTATTAGGATTTGCTGGGCAAAATTGTGAAACAG ATATAAGCTGTCCAACAAATATATGCCATAACAATGGAACATGTGTAATAGCAACATGTGTCTGTACGGAAGGGTTCAGTGGAGAAACCTGCCAAGACAAAG TGGGCTGTAATTCGAATCCATGTATGAATGGGGAGTGTCTACCGTCAACGGATGACCCTAATGGTTATACTTGCCAATGTCATGTTGGCTTCACAGCAAGACTTTGTGATCGACCTCTATATG TTGCGTGTTCCCATGATGGTAATACATACTATGATGGAGAGGTTAGGAACGACGTATGCAACCAGTG CCACTGTAGGGGAGGTGAATGGCTGTGCACAAAGAAATTTTGCGG ATCGTTTCTGGTAAGGTTTGATTTCAACGGTGACTACTCCTCACTTGTCCAGGGAAATGAAGACCATTTTAAAAG ctctttaaaaaataacctCGCATTGGAGTTTTCAATTGATGAGAGTATGATGGACAAGTTTGTG ATATCATCTGGTAGTATCCATGTAGAGTTTGCTCTGGTGCCACTGGTTGATTCACATCTCAACATTGAAGATGTTGCAGCAAAAATGCTATCTACG CTCGAATCAGACACATTCTATTTTCGCTACAAAGAAACGTCGCTCTTTGTCGACAAATCCTCGGTCTTGTTGGAGAAAGTAGAGACACCAACTGAAGAGCCTGGTGCCCCGGTCATAAGTAACGTCACTTTGGTAGTCGTCTGTGTACTGGTCAGTGTACTTCTAGTCATGGCAGTTATCATCGGAACTGTTGTTATTATA gtcCATCGAAAACGATCAGAGAAGACATCTTTGGGGCAGTTTCGGGGTCGAGAATCAAAAGAAGAG CCTCCCGCTATGAATAATTCAAACACAAGACACCACAATGATTTGTACAACTCAGTCCCGGAAGAAGAGGACGACAACTGCGAGcttaaaaacatcaacattgaTATGTTCAAAGTGGTCAATCCACCTAGTGATCGGAACCTTGGACCTGACCACgtctga
- the LOC117293260 gene encoding protein jagged-1a-like isoform X3 has translation MHWIHGVGNNMGAVLRWSGIFLCIVLCHFNLNAAETTTVPTSGGDDTCASHPCKNGGICTAFPNAYLCRCPEDYSGVTCEVLISSQDQTACASMPCVNGECVSTGPAQFTCMCPAGWRGSNCDLDFNECTSTPCLNGGTCENIDGGYNCGCVLGFAGQNCETDISCPTNICHNNGTCVIATCVCTEGFSGETCQDKVACSHDGNTYYDGEVRNDVCNQCHCRGGEWLCTKKFCGSFLVRFDFNGDYSSLVQGNEDHFKSSLKNNLALEFSIDESMMDKFVISSGSIHVEFALVPLVDSHLNIEDVAAKMLSTLESDTFYFRYKETSLFVDKSSVLLEKVETPTEEPGAPVISNVTLVVVCVLVSVLLVMAVIIGTVVIIVHRKRSEKTSLGQFRGRESKEEPPAMNNSNTRHHNDLYNSVPEEEDDNCELKNINIDMFKVVNPPSDRNLGPDHV, from the exons GGAACAACATGGGAGCGGTTCTACGGTGGAGTGGGATTTTCCTGTGCATTGTTTTGTGTCACTTCAACTTGAACGCAG CTGAGACAACTACAGTTCCTACCAGTGGTGGGGATGACACTTGTGCCAGTCATCCATGTAAAAATGGAGGCATATGTACAGCATTCCCAAATGCATACCTCTGTCGATGTCCTGAAGATTATAGCGGAGTGACGTGCGAGGTACTCATTAGTAGTCAAg ATCAGACAGCCTGTGCCAGTATGCCGTGTGTTAATGGGGAATGTGTCAGTACAGGTCCTGCACAGTTTACGTGTATGTGCCCAGCTGGATGGCGCGGAAGTAATTGCGATCTAGACTTCAATGAGTGCACATCAACGCCATGTCTTAATGGTGGAACGTGTGAGAACATTGATGGTGGATACAACTGTGGTTGCGTATTAGGATTTGCTGGGCAAAATTGTGAAACAG ATATAAGCTGTCCAACAAATATATGCCATAACAATGGAACATGTGTAATAGCAACATGTGTCTGTACGGAAGGGTTCAGTGGAGAAACCTGCCAAGACAAAG TTGCGTGTTCCCATGATGGTAATACATACTATGATGGAGAGGTTAGGAACGACGTATGCAACCAGTG CCACTGTAGGGGAGGTGAATGGCTGTGCACAAAGAAATTTTGCGG ATCGTTTCTGGTAAGGTTTGATTTCAACGGTGACTACTCCTCACTTGTCCAGGGAAATGAAGACCATTTTAAAAG ctctttaaaaaataacctCGCATTGGAGTTTTCAATTGATGAGAGTATGATGGACAAGTTTGTG ATATCATCTGGTAGTATCCATGTAGAGTTTGCTCTGGTGCCACTGGTTGATTCACATCTCAACATTGAAGATGTTGCAGCAAAAATGCTATCTACG CTCGAATCAGACACATTCTATTTTCGCTACAAAGAAACGTCGCTCTTTGTCGACAAATCCTCGGTCTTGTTGGAGAAAGTAGAGACACCAACTGAAGAGCCTGGTGCCCCGGTCATAAGTAACGTCACTTTGGTAGTCGTCTGTGTACTGGTCAGTGTACTTCTAGTCATGGCAGTTATCATCGGAACTGTTGTTATTATA gtcCATCGAAAACGATCAGAGAAGACATCTTTGGGGCAGTTTCGGGGTCGAGAATCAAAAGAAGAG CCTCCCGCTATGAATAATTCAAACACAAGACACCACAATGATTTGTACAACTCAGTCCCGGAAGAAGAGGACGACAACTGCGAGcttaaaaacatcaacattgaTATGTTCAAAGTGGTCAATCCACCTAGTGATCGGAACCTTGGACCTGACCACgtctga